In one window of Azoarcus olearius DNA:
- a CDS encoding OmpA family protein: MRNPQSLLSALTAASAALLISACATGDATRPSEGGSTPPAAEKRAASTAKIDWAALQKELSGALRGVQDAEVGEATADGIHLRIPVSNGFASGGSEPRPALTKVLDSLVAPLAARPGVGIKVIGHTDGLGSEMYNLKLSIQRAEAVMEYLRSRGIAFDRLSADGKGETEPIADNAKEATRARNRRVEIVLRAI, encoded by the coding sequence ATGCGTAATCCACAATCCCTGCTCTCCGCCCTGACCGCGGCCTCCGCCGCGCTGCTGATCAGCGCCTGCGCCACCGGCGACGCCACCCGTCCGAGCGAAGGCGGCAGCACGCCCCCGGCCGCCGAGAAGCGCGCCGCCAGCACCGCGAAGATCGACTGGGCCGCGCTTCAGAAAGAACTGAGCGGCGCGCTGCGCGGCGTCCAGGACGCCGAGGTCGGCGAAGCCACCGCCGACGGTATCCATCTGCGCATCCCGGTCAGCAACGGCTTTGCCTCCGGCGGCAGCGAGCCGCGACCGGCACTGACCAAGGTGCTCGATTCGCTGGTCGCCCCGCTCGCCGCGCGGCCCGGCGTCGGAATCAAGGTCATCGGCCATACCGACGGCCTCGGCAGCGAGATGTACAACCTCAAGCTCTCCATCCAGCGCGCCGAAGCGGTGATGGAATACCTGCGTAGCCGCGGTATCGCGTTCGACCGGCTGTCGGCCGACGGCAAGGGCGAGACCGAGCCGATCGCCGACAACGCCAAGGAGGCCACCCGCGCCCGCAACCGGCGCGTCGAGATCGTGCTGCGCGCGATCTGA
- the metG gene encoding methionine--tRNA ligase, whose amino-acid sequence MSRKILVTNALPYANGDIHLGHLVGYIQGDIWVRFQRMRGNSVHYVCADDTHGTPIMLRAEKEGITPEQLIDRVHGEHLRDFTDFGVGFDHYHSTHSAENRAYAEEIYGKLLGAGFIETRSIEQFYDPVKEMFLPDRFIKGECPKCGAGDQYGDNCEVCGAAYAPTELKNPYSAVSGAKPVLRTSEHYFFRLSDPRAVEFLRDWTRGTNAGGERRLQAEAANKMKEWLGEAGENKLSDWDISRDAPYFGFEIPGAPGKYFYVWLDAPIGYLASFRHYAERRGDIAVADYTDAARAESQGTELVHFIGKDILYFHALFWPAMLKFAGYRTPTQLCVNGFLTVDGAKMSKSRGTFITARSYIVQGLNPEWLRYYFASKSNGTMEDVDLNLDDMIAKVNSDLVGKYVNIASRCAGFIAKRFDGKLGASDPKATADFESAYESAQIAQAYEERDYGRALREIMRLADLANQYVNDHKPWELAKQDGQDAQLHVVCSTALTLFRDLTLYLKPVLPGLAAKVEAFLALPPLQWNDSWKPLPAGHAITAYQHLMTRVERKQIDALLEANRESLAPASATAPAKDAKPAKEAGSQQRHAEKQQHAAGVSETASPHISIDDFTKVDLRIAKIVDAQHVEGADKLIRLQLDIGETDEAGNPKPRQVFAGIKSAYDPAALVGRLTVMVANLAPRKMKFGMSEGMVLAASDPDGKTGGLYILAPDEGAQAGMRVK is encoded by the coding sequence ATGTCCCGCAAGATCCTCGTCACCAACGCCCTGCCCTACGCCAACGGCGACATCCACCTCGGCCACCTCGTCGGCTACATCCAGGGCGACATCTGGGTGCGATTCCAGCGCATGCGCGGCAACTCGGTGCACTACGTGTGCGCCGACGATACCCACGGCACGCCGATCATGCTGCGCGCGGAGAAGGAAGGCATCACCCCCGAACAGCTGATCGACCGGGTGCATGGCGAGCACCTGCGCGACTTCACCGACTTCGGCGTCGGCTTCGATCACTACCACTCCACCCACAGCGCCGAAAACCGCGCTTACGCCGAAGAGATCTACGGCAAGCTGCTCGGTGCGGGCTTCATCGAAACGCGCTCGATCGAGCAGTTCTACGACCCGGTCAAGGAAATGTTCCTGCCGGACCGCTTCATCAAGGGCGAATGCCCCAAGTGCGGGGCCGGCGACCAGTACGGCGACAACTGCGAGGTCTGTGGCGCCGCCTACGCGCCCACCGAGCTGAAGAATCCCTACTCCGCGGTGTCCGGCGCAAAGCCGGTGCTGCGCACCAGCGAGCACTACTTCTTCCGCCTGTCCGACCCGCGCGCGGTCGAGTTCCTGCGCGACTGGACGCGCGGCACCAACGCCGGCGGCGAACGCCGCCTGCAGGCCGAAGCGGCCAACAAGATGAAGGAATGGCTCGGCGAGGCGGGCGAGAACAAGCTCTCGGACTGGGACATCTCGCGCGACGCGCCCTACTTCGGCTTCGAGATTCCCGGCGCGCCCGGCAAGTATTTCTACGTCTGGCTGGACGCCCCGATCGGCTACCTCGCCAGCTTCCGCCACTATGCCGAGCGCCGCGGCGACATCGCCGTGGCGGACTACACCGACGCCGCGCGCGCGGAAAGCCAGGGCACCGAGCTGGTGCACTTCATCGGCAAGGACATCCTCTACTTCCACGCGCTGTTCTGGCCGGCGATGCTGAAATTCGCCGGCTACCGCACGCCCACCCAGCTTTGCGTGAACGGTTTCCTGACGGTGGACGGCGCCAAGATGTCCAAGAGCCGCGGCACCTTCATCACCGCGCGCTCCTACATCGTGCAGGGCCTCAACCCGGAATGGCTGCGCTACTACTTCGCCAGCAAGTCCAACGGCACCATGGAAGACGTCGATCTCAACCTCGACGACATGATCGCCAAGGTCAATTCCGACCTGGTCGGCAAGTACGTGAACATCGCCAGCCGCTGCGCGGGCTTCATCGCCAAGCGCTTCGACGGCAAGCTCGGCGCGAGTGACCCGAAGGCCACCGCCGACTTCGAATCCGCCTACGAATCCGCGCAGATCGCCCAGGCTTACGAGGAACGCGACTACGGCCGCGCGCTGCGCGAGATCATGCGGCTGGCCGACCTGGCCAACCAGTACGTCAACGACCACAAGCCGTGGGAACTCGCCAAGCAGGACGGCCAGGACGCGCAGCTTCACGTGGTCTGCAGCACCGCGCTGACGCTGTTCCGCGACCTGACGCTGTACCTCAAGCCGGTGCTGCCGGGGCTGGCCGCCAAGGTGGAAGCCTTTCTCGCGCTGCCGCCGCTGCAGTGGAACGACAGCTGGAAGCCGCTGCCGGCCGGGCACGCGATCACCGCGTACCAGCACCTGATGACGCGCGTCGAACGCAAACAGATCGACGCCCTGCTGGAAGCCAACCGCGAATCCCTCGCACCGGCTTCGGCCACGGCGCCCGCGAAGGACGCCAAGCCGGCCAAGGAAGCGGGTTCGCAACAGCGCCACGCCGAAAAGCAGCAGCACGCGGCCGGCGTCAGCGAAACCGCGTCGCCGCACATCTCGATCGACGACTTCACCAAGGTCGATCTGCGCATCGCGAAGATCGTGGATGCGCAGCACGTCGAAGGCGCCGACAAACTCATCCGGCTGCAGCTCGACATCGGTGAAACCGACGAAGCGGGCAATCCGAAGCCGCGCCAGGTCTTCGCCGGCATCAAGTCCGCCTACGACCCTGCCGCGCTTGTCGGCCGGCTGACCGTGATGGTGGCCAACCTCGCCCCGCGCAAGATGAAGTTCGGCATGAGCGAAGGCATGGTGCTCGCCGCCTCCGATCCGGACGGCAAGACGGGCGGGCTCTACATCCTCGCGCCCGACGAGGGCGCGCAGGCCGGCATGCGGGTCAAGTAA
- a CDS encoding SulP family inorganic anion transporter, with protein MTIPFRPKLLDTLRGYDRAGFTADLSAGITVGVLALPLAMAFAIASGLSPSAGIWTAIVAGFLIAALGGSRVQIGGPTGAFIPIIYAIVADYGVQNLLIATMMSGVMLFAMGAFRLGSMIRFIPLSVVIGFTNGIAVVIFLSQVKDFLGLRIEHLPGEFFAKMKALGAALPTLHLPTVLVAVASLAVLLLWNRQATRTPWMRRLPGPLAVLILATAANALLALPVETIGSRFGGIPQEMPPFGLPELSLGTLGKLIVPALTIALLGAIESLLSARVADSQIDDRHDPNQELMAQGLANVAAPLVGGFAATGAIARTATNIRTGGRTPVAGMIHALVLLAVVLALAPLASAIPLATLSAIVVVVAVNMGEWHAFAPAELGRYSLQYRTILLGTFVVTVVFDLTLAVELGMVLASLFFIYRMSDLTRVERIALEDHYGVAALARADGTPRILAYSMFGSLFFGAANKLENLLLMQDGHPDVVILDLAKVINIDTTGLDILQTLHRNLQKRGAHLILCGLNAQPESLLMRSGFGERVGRENLAANITDALLRAQWLSGKQTEVSYA; from the coding sequence ATGACCATCCCGTTTCGCCCCAAGCTTCTTGACACACTGCGCGGCTACGACCGCGCGGGCTTCACCGCCGACCTCTCGGCGGGCATCACTGTCGGCGTGCTCGCGCTCCCGCTCGCGATGGCCTTCGCGATCGCCTCCGGGCTGTCGCCCAGCGCCGGCATCTGGACCGCGATCGTCGCCGGTTTCCTGATCGCCGCGCTCGGCGGTTCGCGGGTGCAGATCGGCGGCCCCACCGGCGCCTTCATTCCGATCATCTACGCCATCGTCGCCGACTACGGCGTGCAGAACCTGCTGATCGCCACGATGATGTCCGGCGTCATGCTGTTCGCCATGGGCGCCTTCCGCCTCGGCAGCATGATCCGCTTCATCCCGCTGTCGGTCGTCATCGGCTTCACCAACGGCATCGCGGTGGTGATCTTCCTTTCGCAGGTGAAGGATTTCCTCGGCCTGCGCATCGAGCACCTGCCCGGTGAGTTCTTCGCCAAGATGAAGGCGCTCGGCGCAGCGCTACCGACGCTCCACCTGCCCACCGTGCTGGTGGCGGTAGCCTCGCTCGCGGTGCTGCTGCTGTGGAACCGCCAGGCCACCCGCACGCCCTGGATGCGCCGCCTGCCGGGGCCGCTCGCGGTGCTGATCCTCGCCACCGCGGCCAATGCCCTGCTCGCTCTGCCGGTGGAAACCATCGGCAGCCGCTTTGGCGGCATCCCGCAGGAAATGCCGCCCTTCGGTCTGCCGGAACTCTCGCTCGGCACCCTCGGCAAGCTGATCGTGCCCGCGCTGACCATCGCGCTGCTCGGCGCGATCGAATCGCTGCTGTCGGCGCGGGTGGCCGACAGCCAGATCGACGACCGCCACGACCCCAACCAGGAGCTGATGGCGCAGGGCCTCGCCAACGTCGCCGCGCCGCTGGTCGGCGGCTTCGCGGCCACGGGTGCGATCGCGCGCACCGCCACCAACATCCGCACCGGCGGCCGCACCCCGGTGGCGGGAATGATCCACGCGCTGGTACTGCTGGCCGTGGTGCTGGCGCTGGCGCCGCTGGCGAGCGCCATTCCGCTCGCCACGCTGTCGGCCATCGTGGTGGTGGTCGCGGTGAACATGGGCGAATGGCATGCCTTCGCGCCGGCCGAACTCGGCCGCTACTCGCTGCAGTACCGCACCATCCTGCTCGGCACCTTCGTCGTCACCGTGGTCTTCGACCTGACGCTGGCGGTCGAACTCGGCATGGTGCTGGCGAGTCTGTTCTTCATCTACCGGATGTCGGACCTGACCCGCGTGGAGCGCATTGCGCTCGAGGACCACTACGGCGTGGCCGCGCTGGCGCGGGCGGACGGAACGCCGCGCATCCTCGCCTACAGCATGTTCGGCAGCCTGTTCTTCGGTGCCGCCAACAAGCTGGAGAATTTGCTGCTGATGCAGGACGGCCATCCGGACGTCGTCATCCTCGATCTCGCCAAGGTCATCAACATCGACACCACCGGGCTCGACATCCTGCAGACGCTGCACCGCAATCTGCAAAAGCGCGGCGCGCACCTGATCCTGTGCGGGCTCAATGCGCAACCCGAATCGCTGTTGATGCGCTCCGGCTTCGGCGAGCGCGTGGGGCGCGAGAACCTCGCCGCCAACATCACCGACGCCCTGCTGCGGGCGCAGTGGCTCAGCGGCAAGCAAACGGAGGTGTCCTATGCCTGA
- a CDS encoding acylphosphatase yields the protein MPDPDSTLAARLLRIRGRVQGVSYRASAQREAQRLGLSGWVRNRHDGSVEALVCGPADTVERFIAWAHVGPPAASVSAIEVGDAAPTDGAGFDCLPTC from the coding sequence ATGCCTGATCCGGACTCCACGCTGGCAGCACGCCTGCTGCGTATCCGCGGCCGCGTGCAGGGCGTCAGCTACCGCGCAAGCGCCCAGCGCGAGGCGCAGCGCCTGGGCCTGTCCGGCTGGGTGCGCAACCGGCACGACGGCAGCGTCGAAGCGCTGGTGTGCGGCCCCGCGGATACGGTGGAGCGCTTCATCGCCTGGGCGCACGTGGGCCCGCCGGCCGCCTCCGTCAGCGCGATCGAGGTCGGCGACGCAGCGCCGACCGACGGCGCCGGCTTCGACTGCCTGCCGACCTGCTGA
- a CDS encoding LTA synthase family protein yields MTELAAPARPVPATVSAPVRAHLMFTAAAGGALLLMYSLLRLALFGYNHAQIGATPAAVFVEAFITGVRFDLRLVVYLCVPLLLALASPRALAARRAMCVWLSVMASVTLFLGLIELDFYREFHQRLNSLVFQYVQEDARTVMSMLWYGFPVLRYLLAWALGSVAMGALFFALERRTRAAPEAVALPPPAKVRWLALLLCVPLAVLAARGTLRHGPPMRWGDAYTTDSMFANQLGLNGSLTLLAAAKARYLESGDKIWKATLPEEEATRVVRDMLLTPADHLVDADTAALRRDFTPPPAQTLPVRNVVVILLESFAGHYVGALGNRDGITPNFDRLAQEGLLFTRFFSNGTHTHQGMFATMACFPNLPGFEYLMQMPEGGHRFSGLPQLLSAREYEDVYVYNGDFTWDNQSGFFSNQGMTRFIGRADFRNPAFSDPTWGVSDQDMFARGAEELAKGFDGKPFYALLQSLSNHTPYALPDVLPVERVTGHGSLDEHLTAMRYSDWALGQFFEQARKSPYFKDTLFVVVGDHGFGAEEQLTEMDLHRFNVPLLMIAPGIQQAFGARRDTVGTQIDVVPTIMGRLGGAVRHQCWGRDLLDLPAGDAGRGVIKPSGSDQTVAIVEGSRILVQPKDMDARLYAYQLGAEPRSERIHDAAAEAALGRRLQAFLQVATRSLLDNTAGVEPAR; encoded by the coding sequence ATGACTGAACTCGCAGCGCCGGCCCGCCCGGTGCCGGCCACCGTCTCCGCGCCGGTGCGCGCCCACCTGATGTTCACCGCTGCGGCGGGCGGCGCCTTGCTGCTGATGTACAGCCTGCTGCGGCTCGCGCTGTTCGGCTACAACCACGCGCAGATCGGCGCCACGCCGGCGGCGGTCTTCGTGGAAGCCTTCATCACCGGCGTGCGCTTCGACCTGCGGCTGGTCGTCTATCTCTGCGTCCCGCTGCTGCTCGCGCTAGCGAGTCCGCGGGCGCTCGCTGCGCGACGAGCGATGTGCGTGTGGCTGAGCGTGATGGCGAGCGTGACGTTGTTTCTCGGGCTGATCGAACTCGATTTCTACCGTGAATTCCATCAGCGTCTGAACAGCCTGGTCTTCCAGTACGTTCAGGAAGACGCCAGGACCGTCATGAGCATGCTGTGGTACGGCTTTCCGGTGCTGCGCTATCTGCTCGCGTGGGCGCTCGGCAGTGTCGCGATGGGCGCGCTGTTCTTCGCGCTCGAACGGCGCACCCGTGCCGCGCCGGAAGCCGTCGCACTGCCACCCCCGGCAAAGGTGCGCTGGCTCGCGCTGCTGCTGTGCGTGCCGCTGGCGGTGCTTGCCGCGCGCGGCACGCTGAGGCACGGCCCGCCGATGCGCTGGGGCGATGCCTACACCACCGATTCGATGTTCGCCAACCAGCTCGGCCTCAACGGCAGCCTGACCCTCCTTGCCGCCGCGAAGGCACGCTATCTGGAGTCCGGCGACAAGATCTGGAAGGCGACGCTGCCGGAGGAAGAGGCGACCCGCGTGGTGCGCGATATGCTGCTGACCCCGGCCGACCATCTGGTCGACGCGGACACCGCCGCGCTGCGCCGCGATTTCACGCCGCCGCCGGCGCAGACGCTGCCGGTGCGCAACGTGGTGGTGATCCTGCTCGAGAGCTTCGCCGGCCATTACGTCGGCGCGCTCGGCAATCGCGACGGGATCACGCCCAACTTCGACCGGCTGGCGCAGGAAGGGCTGTTGTTCACGCGCTTCTTCTCCAATGGCACCCACACCCATCAGGGCATGTTTGCCACGATGGCCTGCTTCCCCAACCTGCCGGGGTTTGAGTACCTGATGCAGATGCCGGAGGGCGGCCACCGCTTTTCCGGCCTGCCGCAGTTGCTGAGCGCGCGCGAGTATGAGGACGTCTACGTCTATAACGGCGACTTCACCTGGGACAACCAGTCCGGCTTTTTCAGCAACCAGGGAATGACGCGCTTCATCGGCCGCGCCGACTTCCGCAACCCGGCGTTCTCGGACCCGACCTGGGGCGTCTCGGACCAAGACATGTTCGCGCGCGGCGCAGAGGAGCTGGCCAAGGGGTTTGACGGCAAACCCTTCTACGCGCTGCTGCAATCGCTCTCCAACCACACCCCGTACGCACTGCCCGACGTACTGCCGGTGGAGCGCGTGACCGGCCATGGTTCGCTGGACGAACACCTGACCGCGATGCGCTATTCGGACTGGGCGCTGGGGCAGTTCTTCGAGCAGGCGCGCAAGTCGCCGTACTTCAAGGACACGCTGTTCGTCGTCGTCGGCGACCATGGCTTCGGCGCCGAGGAGCAACTGACCGAGATGGACCTGCACCGCTTCAACGTGCCGCTGCTGATGATCGCGCCGGGCATCCAGCAAGCCTTCGGCGCCCGTCGCGATACCGTCGGCACCCAGATCGATGTCGTGCCGACGATCATGGGACGGCTCGGCGGCGCGGTGCGCCACCAGTGCTGGGGCCGTGATCTGCTCGACCTGCCGGCCGGCGATGCGGGGCGGGGGGTGATCAAGCCTTCGGGCAGCGACCAGACCGTCGCGATCGTCGAGGGCAGCCGGATCCTGGTGCAACCCAAGGACATGGATGCGCGCCTGTACGCGTATCAGCTGGGCGCCGAGCCGCGCAGCGAACGCATTCACGACGCTGCGGCCGAAGCCGCGCTCGGCCGGCGTCTTCAGGCCTTCCTGCAGGTGGCCACGCGCAGCCTGCTGGACAACACCGCCGGCGTCGAACCCGCGCGCTGA
- the dnaE gene encoding DNA polymerase III subunit alpha: MNAAHPAPHEPRFIHLRLHTEYSITDGIVQIDQAIAQAAADGMPALGISDLANLFGMVKFYKGARGKGVKPIIGVDAWIQNEAERDKPYRVLLICKSRKGYGQLCELLTQAYLENKYRGRAEMRREWFENGAADELLCLSGAFFGDVGQAIVNGNIDLAERLAADWSRLFPGAFYIEIQRAGHPGTETYIRHALQIANKLDLPVVATHPVQFLTPDDFQAHEARVCIAQGYVLADKRRPRDFTEQQYLKSQDEMCALFADIPDALENAVEIAKRCSVTVQLGKNFLPLFPTPDGMTLDDFLVQEAKKGLEERLVQLYPHPEEREKQRPRYEERLKFETDTIIQMGFPGYFLIVADFIQWGKNNGVPVGPGRGSGAGSLVAYSLKITDLDPLEYALLFERFLNPERVSMPDFDIDFCQDNRYRVIEYVRERYGKDAVSQIATFGTLASKAVVRDVGRVLDMPYGLCDRLSKLVPIEGAKPVSLARAYEMEPQIGEMMKDGNDGEAVQTLWDLAQPLEGLTRGVGMHAGGVLIAPGKLTDFCPLYIADGDDATPVSQFDKDDVEAVGLVKFDFLGLRNLTIIELALDYVERLTGERVDLMSLGFQDPAAYQILKDANTTAIFQVESDGMKKLLKKLAPDRFEDIIAVLALYRPGPLGSGMVDDFILRKKGQQEIDYFHPDLKACLEPTYGVIVYQEQVMQISQIIGGYTLGGADMLRRAMGKKKPEEMAKHRATIADGAKQKGYDPALAEQLFDLMTKFAEYGFNKSHTAAYAVVTYHTAWLKAHHCAAFMAATMSSDLDNTDTVKIFFEDTLANKIAILPPDVNESDYRFVPVDRKTIRYGLGAVKGVGEPAVRAIIAARASGGAVKPYRDLFDFCERVDRRLVNRRVVEALIRAGAMDTLEGHRGRDRAQVLATVPLAMEAAEQAAANALQGGLFDLVPEAAGAALEFADVRPWTERERLKEEKTAIGFFLSGHPFNAFKPEVRRFVRRTLAQLEPSRDLVMMAGVVMEARVKMGNRGKMMFVQIDDGTTPREVAVYSEVLDANRGKIVTDEVLVVEGKVSRDDFAGENGLRIIADRLMTLGEARSRFARSLTLRVNGEAKNAPAAADRLQALLAPFREDGGGCPVRVCYGNGVAEGELPLGERWRVRLEEALLDGLRGWLPANAVEVQYPN; encoded by the coding sequence ATGAACGCCGCACATCCTGCTCCTCACGAGCCCCGCTTCATCCATCTCCGCCTGCACACCGAATACTCGATCACCGACGGTATCGTCCAGATCGATCAGGCGATCGCGCAGGCTGCCGCCGACGGCATGCCGGCGCTGGGCATTTCCGACCTTGCCAACCTCTTCGGCATGGTCAAGTTCTACAAGGGCGCGCGCGGCAAGGGCGTCAAGCCCATCATTGGCGTCGACGCCTGGATCCAGAACGAGGCCGAGCGCGACAAGCCCTATCGTGTGCTGCTGATCTGCAAGAGCCGCAAGGGCTACGGCCAGCTGTGCGAACTGCTGACCCAGGCCTATCTCGAGAACAAGTACCGCGGCCGCGCCGAGATGCGCCGCGAATGGTTCGAGAACGGCGCTGCCGACGAATTGCTGTGCCTGTCCGGTGCCTTCTTCGGTGACGTCGGCCAGGCCATCGTCAACGGCAACATCGACCTCGCAGAACGGCTGGCCGCCGACTGGTCGCGGCTGTTTCCCGGCGCCTTCTACATCGAGATCCAGCGCGCCGGCCATCCCGGCACCGAGACCTACATCCGCCACGCGCTGCAGATCGCCAACAAGCTCGATCTGCCCGTGGTGGCCACCCATCCGGTGCAGTTCCTGACACCGGACGACTTCCAGGCCCACGAGGCGCGTGTCTGCATCGCCCAAGGCTATGTACTGGCCGACAAACGCCGCCCGCGCGACTTCACCGAGCAGCAATACCTCAAGAGCCAGGACGAGATGTGCGCGCTGTTCGCCGACATCCCGGATGCGCTGGAAAACGCGGTCGAGATCGCCAAGCGCTGCTCGGTGACCGTGCAACTCGGCAAGAACTTCCTGCCGCTGTTCCCCACGCCCGACGGCATGACGCTGGACGACTTCCTGGTCCAGGAGGCGAAGAAGGGGCTGGAGGAGCGTCTGGTCCAGCTCTATCCGCATCCGGAAGAGCGCGAAAAGCAGCGCCCGCGCTACGAGGAGCGGCTCAAGTTCGAGACCGACACCATCATCCAGATGGGCTTCCCCGGCTACTTCCTGATCGTGGCCGACTTCATCCAGTGGGGGAAGAACAACGGCGTGCCGGTCGGCCCTGGCCGCGGTTCCGGCGCCGGCTCGCTGGTGGCCTATTCGCTGAAGATCACCGACCTCGATCCGCTGGAGTACGCGCTGCTGTTCGAGCGCTTCCTCAACCCGGAGCGGGTGTCGATGCCCGACTTCGACATCGACTTCTGCCAGGACAACCGCTACCGCGTCATCGAATACGTGCGCGAGCGCTACGGCAAGGACGCGGTGAGCCAGATCGCCACCTTCGGCACGCTGGCCTCCAAGGCGGTGGTGCGTGACGTGGGCCGCGTGCTCGACATGCCTTACGGCCTGTGCGACCGCCTCTCCAAGCTGGTCCCGATCGAAGGCGCCAAGCCGGTGTCGCTGGCGCGCGCCTACGAGATGGAGCCGCAGATCGGGGAGATGATGAAGGACGGCAACGACGGCGAGGCGGTGCAGACCCTGTGGGATCTGGCCCAGCCGCTCGAAGGCCTGACCCGCGGTGTCGGCATGCACGCCGGCGGCGTGCTGATCGCGCCGGGCAAGCTCACCGACTTCTGCCCGCTCTACATCGCCGACGGCGACGACGCCACGCCGGTGTCGCAGTTCGACAAGGACGACGTCGAAGCGGTCGGCCTGGTGAAGTTCGACTTCCTCGGCCTGCGCAACCTGACGATTATCGAACTCGCGCTCGACTACGTGGAGCGCCTGACCGGTGAGCGCGTCGACCTGATGAGCCTGGGCTTCCAGGACCCCGCCGCCTACCAGATCCTGAAGGACGCCAACACCACGGCGATCTTCCAGGTGGAATCGGACGGGATGAAGAAGCTCTTGAAGAAGCTCGCACCCGACCGGTTCGAAGACATCATCGCGGTGCTCGCGCTCTACCGCCCCGGCCCGCTCGGTTCCGGGATGGTGGACGACTTCATCCTGCGCAAGAAGGGCCAGCAGGAGATCGACTACTTCCACCCCGACCTCAAAGCCTGCCTGGAGCCGACCTACGGCGTCATCGTGTACCAGGAACAGGTGATGCAGATCAGCCAGATCATCGGCGGCTACACCCTGGGCGGCGCCGACATGCTGCGCCGGGCGATGGGCAAGAAGAAGCCGGAGGAGATGGCCAAGCACCGCGCCACCATCGCCGACGGCGCCAAGCAGAAGGGCTATGACCCGGCGCTGGCGGAGCAACTGTTCGACCTGATGACCAAGTTCGCGGAGTACGGCTTCAACAAGTCGCACACCGCCGCCTACGCGGTCGTCACCTACCACACCGCCTGGCTGAAGGCCCACCACTGTGCGGCTTTCATGGCGGCGACGATGTCGTCCGACCTGGACAACACCGACACCGTCAAGATCTTCTTCGAGGACACCCTCGCCAACAAGATCGCCATCCTGCCGCCGGATGTGAACGAATCCGACTACCGCTTCGTGCCGGTGGACCGCAAGACCATCCGCTACGGCCTGGGCGCGGTGAAGGGCGTCGGCGAGCCGGCGGTGCGCGCGATCATCGCGGCGCGCGCGAGCGGCGGCGCGGTCAAGCCCTACCGCGATCTGTTCGACTTCTGCGAGCGCGTGGATCGCCGCCTGGTGAACCGGCGCGTGGTCGAGGCGCTGATCCGCGCCGGCGCCATGGATACCCTCGAAGGTCACCGCGGGCGCGATCGTGCCCAGGTGCTCGCCACCGTGCCGCTTGCGATGGAGGCGGCGGAGCAAGCTGCGGCCAACGCCCTGCAGGGCGGCCTGTTCGATCTGGTGCCGGAGGCCGCGGGCGCGGCACTCGAATTTGCCGACGTGCGGCCCTGGACCGAGCGCGAGCGGCTCAAGGAAGAAAAGACCGCGATCGGCTTCTTCCTGTCCGGCCACCCGTTCAACGCCTTCAAGCCCGAGGTGCGGCGTTTCGTGCGGCGCACGCTGGCCCAGCTCGAACCCTCGCGCGACCTCGTGATGATGGCCGGCGTGGTGATGGAGGCGCGGGTCAAGATGGGCAACCGCGGCAAGATGATGTTCGTGCAGATCGACGACGGCACCACGCCGCGCGAAGTGGCGGTGTATTCCGAGGTGCTCGACGCCAACCGCGGCAAGATCGTGACCGACGAGGTGCTGGTGGTCGAAGGCAAGGTCAGCCGCGACGACTTCGCCGGCGAGAACGGCCTGCGCATCATCGCCGACCGCCTGATGACGCTGGGCGAGGCGCGCAGCCGTTTCGCCCGCAGCCTCACCTTGCGCGTGAACGGCGAAGCGAAGAACGCCCCGGCCGCGGCCGACCGCTTGCAGGCGCTGCTGGCGCCCTTCCGCGAGGACGGCGGCGGCTGCCCGGTGCGGGTGTGCTACGGCAACGGCGTGGCCGAGGGCGAACTGCCGCTCGGCGAGCGCTGGCGCGTGCGCCTGGAAGAGGCGCTGCTCGATGGTCTGCGCGGCTGGCTGCCGGCCAACGCGGTCGAGGTGCAGTACCCGAACTGA